GCAGAAATCCTAGcaataatgattaaacaaaacaaagacatTAAAGGTTTATTTATTAACGATAATGAACATAAGatatcacaatatgcagatgaCACTTCACTAGCCCTTGATGGTTCACCCAAATCTCTTTTTGCAGCTTTAGAAAccatagaatttttttctagtttttctggtcttaaaataaatacatctaagaCAAAGATTATTTggattggataaaaaaaaatttcagatcaGGTCTATCATCACACAAGATGGAAATTGGATTGGGGGTCAACAACATTTAACGCTTTAGGAATTCAGTTCTCGGTAGATCTTCATAATATTGTcgatattaattataatttactaaTTCCAAAAATTATAGCTATGGTCCAGCAATGGAAACGACGAGTTCTTACTCCCATTGGTAGAATTACTGTTATTAAAAGTTTGCTCATTCCAaaactaaatcatttatttatatcactACCAAATCCaaagaaagaaacaatttcataccttaacaaaactatttttgaatttttgtggAAATCTAAGATTGATAAAGTTAAGAGGTCAGTCATTACTCAGGACTATTCGTCAGGAGGGTTAAAAATGGTTgacattaacaattttataacatCTCTTAAGTGTTCTTGGATTAAAAGGCTTACAAAAGCACACAAACCTTggatggattttttatttaccatttATGGAAATGATTTATTAcagaaattgtttgattttggtGATAGTTTTGTAATTGAATGCTTACACAAGGTAAACAATGTTTTTTGGAAAGATGTGTTAAATTCATGGTTATGTTTTATTACTACCTATAAGAATCACCCAAAggtaaaagataattttttaaatactccAGTGTGGTATAACTCAAATATACACATAGCAAATAAATATGGTTTTATTAAAGCCTGGTACAAGACCGGTGTAAAGGTTATTCaagatttttatgatgaaaattgtaattttttagatattgaggaatttaaatgtaaatacagtCTCAAAGTTATATGTACAATGCAATATAATAGTGTAAAAACagcaatttttaagtttttcaaaATGTCTAATATTGACAGGACTTCTGTTAAAAGAAATCCTAATCCATgtacaccatttttttttccaaacagtTATACCCCATGAAAAgtgtacaaaaattatttataatgttttgaatgaaaatgtaGTTGTTCCAATTGCTGTAACCAAATGGAAAACAGATCTAACGGACTATAATGTTGAAGATCTTACTATATGTgacatttttaagatttgttttaatactACCAAAGATTCTTCTGTACAATGGcttcaatttagaattttacacaaaattcttcCAGTTGGCTTctaccttaaaaaaattaatgtcaaaacTACTGACATATATGGGTTCTGTAAAAGTAATGTTGAAActattatacatgtttttatttcttgtgaGAAAATACATACCCTGTGGAGTGAACTTAGTTTATACATTTACAGAAAGACCTCTGAAAGAGTCGGATTTAATGTGTCTAATATTATACTTGGCCAACTTCCATTGTCGTTTCATaacaaagtcattaattttataattctttatatgaaacaatatatattttgttgtcttATGTCAAATAAGATTCCATGTTTAATTGGTTTCCTTTgtcatttaaaactaaaatacaatattgaaagATATGCTGCAGTACAAACttgtaaattacaatattttgaaaaattatgggATAGTTGGAAATGTATCTTTGATGCTGACATCTAATCTATTTTCATTATGactattttttctatttctgtTTTGTcacttaaactttttttttttcttttttcttttcatgtagGCAAGTAACCactaaataatacatttaggtGTTTTTTCATAAGTGTgggtgtgtatgtgtgtgtgacTGAATGTCTTTTCTATATGTTTGttccttgaaaaagaaataaattataaaaaaaaacaaaaaaacacttTGTTCAACACCTGAAAAAACTAAACGCCTCGCGAATACTCGTGTGGCTACAATTTgtaccaaaacaaaacatttcgcttcaaacacttttaaatttcTAGTACCTGTCTGTTTGTTATCTTCTTGAGCTACTCCAGAAGTGACGTATAAACGAGACTTTCTTGCCCTATTgttcattaaaattgaaatgtatttataaaattgtgttttaaagagtataatatttttattatgcattcataaaaaatatatcagttttaaacattatcataagcactTCATACCTtatatcttgatattttttttggatGTTTCACTTATTTTTATTAGATCACCTGAgcaaactcaggtgacctattgctatccgttttcgtccgtcgtcgtgcgtcgtgagttaacaattatacatttttaacttaaaaaaaaaaactacaaagcTGATAGTTATCATTTTTTGTGAGAGGCatttctatggtaagaggaatataaattgtgaaattcaaggCTCTACCCCTCCCGGGGCGCCACATGTGGGACCAAATATGCCcccaaaaaaggaaaattttaaaaaatcttcttctctattcccacacaggtgaggaaaaaactggttgcatagttataatgtccatgatgccctctacctaaattgtgcaATTCATGGCCCCTGATCAGTGGTTCGGGCTCTACGGcgaggccaatatggccaaatagtaaaaatgtattaaatcttagaaaatcttcttctcttctcctatatatatatttgttaaaacctaaatgcctggttattgatgtccatgaagccctctacctaaattttgaaattcatgacccctaaGTCAGGGGTTTCAGCCTCTAGTGTGgggtcaatatggccatatagttaaattgtattaaagggacttggacacgatttgagatcaaaaattttatttttattttttatgtataaaatggtttactggtgtattttaaatgattgaccaaaatattgaaagtTACAGTCTAGTTACatgcgagatacagaggtaacaattgattgttatgtaaacaaagttcgaGTCTTATAGCTGtctataaaaaatgaaatgtagagaATAACCATTTCTTGGACAAAtgatatgtaaaaaacaatttaaactaattcaatatcttcataaatactattttcaacaaaagaaagttacattttattaaaacttacgccgatacaacacatatgtaaaaatgacaatattcaatctatgttttcaaaacaaagaattaagaACTCTGttacttgcttataacttgacatttgactttcaaattttgacatgatattattaacttctttatttatcaatataaacattgaaaatggaaaaataaaatttgaaaattttaagtcaaatcgtgtccaagtccctttaaatcttaaaaaatcttcttctctactcccatatatatttgttaaaaactaaatgcctaaTTAAtgtgtccatgaagccctccacctaaattgtgaaactcatgaccctttggtcaggggttcaggctttatggtggggccaatatggcatatagtaaaaatgtattaaatcttaaaaatcatcttctctactcccatatacatttgttaaaaactaaatgcatggttatgatgtccatgaggccctctaccaaaattgtgaaagtcattgccccttggtcaggggttcaggctctaaggtgggtcccccccccccccccaatgatgATTTGGAGTGCAAAAACCAAAGAAGGAGTTTTAGTGCCGTTTGGTTTGTGTAATGCACTCGCAACTTTCCAGCAAGTCATTGAACAAGCATTAAGTGGATTACAATGGCATATTACCGTTCTCTATCTTGATATTATTATTGTGTACAGTCGAACATTTGATGAACATCTTAAAAACCTTGGATTATATTGCTGCAAATTTAAAGCTGAAAGCGAAGAAgtgtaatttctttaaaaaggaaGTGACTTTCTTTGGACATGTTATATCCGAAAGAGGAGTTAAAACAGATCCAAGTAAAACTGATGCTGTTGAAAACAGGAAGACGCCAACAAATACAAGTGAACTTAGATATTTCCTAGGACTTGCGTCTCATTATCGGCGATTCATTAAAGACTTTGCAAAAATAGTCAAATGTTACCATGACCTAaccagtaaaaataaataaaaaatggatgtGGACGCTGGAATGTGACGAAGCCTTTATGTTGTTAAAATCTAAGCTTGTGATATCCAGACGTCAGTGGAGGAACTTTTATATTGGATACGGATACAAGAATAATACTATAGGAGCAGTGTTATCTCAGATTCAAAACGGACAGGAAAGAGTGATCGCCTGTGGAAGCCGAACATTGTCAACTGCAGAGAGAAATAACTGTGTGACTCGCAAGGAAATATTAGCACTTGTATTTTTtgtcaaacatttcaaacattgtttacTTGGACGTGAATTTGCATTTAAAGGGTAGTGATTAGATCATCATATAAGATAATTAGCCACACGCCGTGATACAGTTGACCCGTTATCGGATTAATAGCCACCATGCCTTTCTGTGCTGCCTTTGGTTGTGCTAGTGTGCATAAAAAAGGATGTGGGGTGAGCTTTTTCAGCTTCCCCAAAGATTCGGCGATAAGGAAAAGATGGACGATATTCTGTCGACGAGATAAGTTTGTGCCAAAAAACCACAGTCGTTTGTGCTCCAAACATTTTTCTACGGACCAACTAGAAAGAGACCCCAATGTATTAGGGCGACTTGGATACGCAAATGCCAGAATTAGACTGAAAAGGGAATGCAGTTCCCGACGTGCCCCTTCGTGTACAAGCTGCGCCTCTCGTCCTACCACCACAGACTCGAGGAGCATTTGCTAAACGCAACAAGCCTTATGTAAGTCTCTCTTTTATatcttatgatttaaaaatatattaacatattcattttgaaaaatccaATTTAAAAACGTAATATATGATTACTTATACTCAGGCAGCAAACAGGCAAATGGTGACATTTTAAAGTCGGCCATTTTCTCTTATCATTACATATAAACTTCATTTTATCAAGCGAACTGGAACTCAAACGCGATTCTGGAATTGTTTTATAAATGATGcaaatgacaataaaatcattattacaaataaaaatataaatattatattgagtactctctctctctctctctctctctctctctctctctctctctctctctctctctctctctctctctcacataagAGGTTATTGATGTctgacaaattatatttttcgaGATCCTTTCATGTTTTATTGTCATATAGGTTGCCCACCCCCTTTGTTTCAATGACAGATAAAAACGGTATAACAGTGTCGAAGGGTGTGCAGTGCTCAAGTGTATTTGATGGAATGTTACTCTGGGAAGCTGCTGGATTGGTCCCATTAGCAGAGCCCAAACAGGAAGCTAACCAATTCATCTTGGATGAGGATACCCAGAGTGATGTTGAAGAAGATAAGGACCAGGCTGACTCAAACTATGATCCCTTTGAAGAGGAGGACGAAGAAAGCGAAGATCAGGTCTATGAAAACGGGATCCCTCTACGCACTGCTGTTCATCCAGAGAAAGAGCGGCAGTTCCTGGTTGCTGAGTCCTGTCTGGCCAAGCTTCTTGAAAAATGTGGGATTTGTGGCACTCCATGCATGTCGTCATTGAATTTTACAAGGGGAACTATGGTAGGGACAAGATCACAATGCACCTGTGGACATGTTTGTGAGTGGGAGAGCCAACAGTGTTTGAATGGGATGCCATGGTCTAACATTTTTGTTGCTGGAGCCATTGTGTTCAGTGGGTCAAATGCCGCAAAGTGTCTTCGACTGTTCCAGACACCTGAAACTGCAGATGATGTCAACCTCAACATTTAGTAGGATCCAATCTGCATATGTCATTTAATCTTGTATCTTTACATGGGATTACCATTTGGAAACCCTGCTTCAAGAATACCAAGGTCAAAGGTTAACATTAGGTGGTGATGCAAGATGTGATTCCCCTATTTATTCAGCAAAATATGGATCCTACACTTTGATGGATTTGGAGACGGGGAAAATTTTGGATTTTCAGTTAGTTCAGGTATATTTatgttttcaaatgtttaacttttaatttaaaactttaatacttcattgaaaagtttttgtaagtaattgtaaaaattgtaaaaaaacaaacaataaaaacaaaactcttttcctacatgtaaatatatcctgaacaaaagcaaaaatataagaCTTTTTACACAAATTTTAGAGCAATGAAGTCAAAAGCTCTGTACACATGGAGTTGGAGGGTCTGAAGAGGGGAATTCAGCAACTTGAAGATGCAGGCCTCCAGATTGACAACATCATTACTGACAGGCACGGGATGGTCGGAAAATTCATGCGCACAGAACATCCAGACAAACGCCATTACTTTGATGTTTGGCATGTAGCTAAAGGTAGGTACAATTTTAGATCTATCTATGAATAATGtgcaaaaaaaagttatgtggcattaaaataagatatttagTCTAAGATACAATATTTGTAAgtgataatttaaaataattattaaatagtttatttttatCTAGGTATTTCAAAGAAGTTGGAGGCTGCTTCTGAGAAAAGGGACTGTGCAGACATCCGCCCCTGGATTAAAAGCTCGGTCAACCATTGCTATTGGGTTGCAGCTTCTTGTGGTGAAGATGGGTACTTGAAGGAGCAGAAGTGGTCTTCGCTTACGGAACATGTCACCAACAAGCATGAACACTGTGAGCACGGAGTGTTGGAGGAGGACAGGTTATGGATCAAAGAAGGTAATTTTAGATACtgatgataaataaatgtatatacagtaTTTTTCAGATAATagttcaaaattaatatttttctgatttatctCATTTACCGCAGGTTCTAGAGCTCATAAGCTGTTCCGTGATGTTGTTGATAGTAACTATCTGATGCGAGATATACCAAAGCTGTCACCACTACATCAGACCTATGGATTGGAAGTTTACCACAGTGTGGTAAAAAGTTTTGCTCCCAAGAACACCCACTTCTTTTATCCAGCTATGATGGCTAGGTAAGATTATTCAGCAAGTAAACTATTATATCAAGTGTCtctgaaaaacaattaaattcaaCATATCTTACTCTAACTATTTTATTTCAGGTTGTGTGTAGCAGCACTTCACTTTAATGAAAATGGAAGTCGCCATCAAGCCATGACCAGAGCTGGGGCTGCTAAGTGGCAGATTTGTTATCCAAAGGACAAAAGAGGTGACCATCCTGTTGCAAAACCCATTGAGACACCCATCacttatgataattattgtttattaaacaaatatcatattacTAAAGTGTATTCTAtgcttattttaaaatgcattacaCAAAAGACTATAACAGTTCTTATGTATAcatgtgaaattttaaacaagTCGATTACTGTAATTCTCATGATATTGTAGAATACATCGACATCTTGCGCATCAATCTTGTTGAACGGAGGAGGCAGTTCCCTTCATACCAGACTGCAGGCCTGGATGCAGATAGACTCCTGGGGTACCAACCACCATCGTTGACCTCAAAATGGGAGCCGTATAACAAAGACCAACTCGTTGCAACACGACGGAGCAGGTTTGCACGACAGCGATCAAGTTGGTCGGGGATACCGAAAGCCAGTGTACTGCTCAGAGGGAAAGACACTGCAGATTTTGGTTACAACACAGGCTGGGATAATTTTGCGGTTTCCTCTTCCCAGGCGATGCCAGATCCAGAGGACAAAGCGTCTGTAGGCAATGTGTCTATAAACCCTGAAAGAGACAGTTGTTATTGAATTATTCATCAAATTCTTATTGTAATAGCATTTTGCAATTGTTAAATATGTGAATGATGTGATCACTTTGATGCAGTATTGGTACATTACATTTGTAGATGTTTTGTTTGatctcattttaaaatttgaaaaaataaatgaatatcttacaaaagaaaataaatgaacatctGAAACTCTTACTCATTAATTGGCTCATTGTCATCAAGTGGACCCTCAGActggatgtacatgtacatgctaacTTCTAGCACACGGATATTCAGACAGTTGTCAATGAAGGTCTGGTGTTGTGTGATGCACTCAATTTGACTACTTGCTCTGATCTCATCTATGAGAGGAATTTCTGCACAACAGATGCATTCTGGTACAGTGGTTATGTCTCACAGAGTCCACATTCACACCTTCAAAATTGTCACACAAATTAGTattaattgaaatcaaatttgCATTGCACAAGTGACAAGTCAATAAACTAATCTATACGttatatttacaaatgaatatgtacatgtaggcctaTATGTATACATGGTATATAAGCAAAGTCGCTTAAATTACCGGTAtgccatgtacatgtaatgacaACGGAGATACATCTTGAAATACTTTTGAATagtttttgcttttatttaaaaacataaattctAAGCTGATATATAAATGCCGTTAGAAATTCCTCGAAAATCCACAACTAAATATCTTTGGTTTTTACGCCAATAAATAACATTATACCCCAATTTGTAACCATATAATTAAGTTTTGAACATATTCTGCACAAATAAACTCAATAAATAACCAATAAAATGACTCTATCTACCTTTATTAAGTATAACAACTGACCATATAGTGTTTAAAAGTCGACTTTCATCATCGTCATCGGAAGTACTTGTTTCGCTGTTCT
This genomic window from Magallana gigas chromosome 5, xbMagGiga1.1, whole genome shotgun sequence contains:
- the LOC117680627 gene encoding uncharacterized protein, with protein sequence MELEGLKRGIQQLEDAGLQIDNIITDRHGMVGKFMRTEHPDKRHYFDVWHVAKGISKKLEAASEKRDCADIRPWIKSSVNHCYWVAASCGEDGYLKEQKWSSLTEHVTNKHEHCEHGVLEEDRLWIKEGSRAHKLFRDVVDSNYLMRDIPKLSPLHQTYGLEVYHSVVKSFAPKNTHFFYPAMMARLCVAALHFNENGSRHQAMTRAGAAKWQICYPKDKREYIDILRINLVERRRQFPSYQTAGLDADRLLGYQPPSLTSKWEPYNKDQLVATRRSRFARQRSSWSGIPKASVLLRGKDTADFGYNTGWDNFAVSSSQAMPDPEDKASVGNVSINPERDSCY